In Bacillus sp. (in: firmicutes), a single window of DNA contains:
- the eno gene encoding phosphopyruvate hydratase produces MSIIVDVYAREVLDSRGNPTVEVEVYTESGAMGRAMVPSGASTGEYEAVELRDGDKDRYLGKGVLKAVENVNEKIAPEIIGFDVTEQVAIDQYLIELDGTENKGNFGANAILGVSMAVARAAADFLEIPLYAYLGGFNAKTLPVPMMNIINGGAHADNNVDIQEFMIMPVGAESFHEALRMGTEIFHSLKAVLKAKGLNTAVGDEGGFAPNLGSNEEALQTIIEAIEKAGYKPGEQVKLAMDAASSEFYNKEDGNYHLSGEGVVKTSAEMVDFYENLCNKYPIVSIEDGLDENDWEGHKLLTERLGDRVQLVGDDLFVTNTKKLAQGIERGVGNSILVKVNQIGTLTETFDAIEMAKRAGYTAVISHRSGETEDSTIADIAVATNAGQIKTGAPSRTDRVAKYNQLLRIEDQLGETSKYAGASAFYNLKK; encoded by the coding sequence ATGTCAATTATCGTTGATGTATATGCACGCGAAGTATTAGATTCTCGCGGTAATCCAACTGTTGAGGTTGAAGTTTATACAGAGTCAGGTGCAATGGGACGAGCTATGGTTCCAAGTGGGGCCTCCACTGGTGAATATGAGGCGGTTGAATTACGAGATGGCGACAAAGATCGCTATTTAGGAAAAGGTGTTTTAAAAGCAGTTGAAAATGTGAATGAAAAAATTGCGCCAGAAATTATCGGTTTTGATGTAACAGAGCAAGTTGCGATCGACCAATATTTAATCGAATTAGATGGTACTGAAAACAAAGGTAATTTTGGTGCCAACGCTATTCTAGGCGTGTCAATGGCCGTTGCTCGTGCAGCAGCTGATTTCTTAGAAATTCCTTTATATGCCTACCTTGGTGGCTTTAATGCGAAAACTCTACCTGTTCCAATGATGAACATTATCAACGGTGGTGCACATGCAGATAACAACGTAGATATTCAAGAGTTCATGATTATGCCTGTTGGTGCAGAAAGTTTCCATGAAGCATTACGCATGGGTACTGAAATTTTCCACAGCTTAAAGGCAGTTCTTAAAGCAAAAGGATTAAATACAGCTGTAGGTGATGAAGGCGGTTTTGCACCGAACTTAGGCTCGAACGAAGAGGCGCTGCAAACAATCATTGAAGCGATTGAAAAAGCAGGCTATAAGCCAGGTGAGCAAGTGAAGCTTGCGATGGATGCGGCATCATCTGAATTTTATAATAAAGAAGATGGCAACTATCATTTAAGCGGCGAGGGTGTCGTGAAAACATCTGCGGAAATGGTTGATTTTTATGAAAATCTTTGCAATAAGTATCCAATTGTTTCAATTGAAGACGGCTTAGATGAAAATGACTGGGAAGGCCACAAGCTTTTAACGGAACGTCTTGGCGACCGTGTACAGCTTGTTGGTGACGACCTATTCGTTACAAATACGAAGAAGCTTGCTCAAGGTATTGAAAGAGGCGTAGGCAACTCTATTTTAGTTAAAGTTAACCAAATCGGTACGCTTACTGAAACATTTGATGCCATCGAAATGGCGAAACGTGCTGGCTATACTGCTGTTATTTCCCATCGTTCTGGTGAAACAGAAGACAGCACAATTGCAGATATCGCCGTTGCAACGAACGCTGGTCAAATCAAAACAGGGGCACCATCACGAACAGACCGCGTAGCCAAATACAACCAATTACTACGTATTGAAGATCAACTCGGTGAAACAAGCAAATATGCTGGAGCTTCAGCGTTTTATAATTTGAAGAAATAA
- a CDS encoding glutaredoxin family protein, with protein sequence MHVNLYTRTVCPLCDKAKEELLDLTNEFPLVIHEIDIYEDDELLEKYQLMIPVIEIDGKEVDYGMVAKETIRDYLMLKFSNIY encoded by the coding sequence ATACATGTAAATTTGTATACGAGGACCGTTTGTCCGCTCTGTGATAAAGCGAAAGAAGAGTTGCTAGATCTAACAAATGAATTTCCGCTCGTAATTCATGAAATCGATATATATGAGGATGATGAATTGCTTGAAAAATATCAGCTTATGATTCCAGTTATTGAAATAGATGGAAAAGAAGTTGATTATGGAATGGTTGCAAAAGAAACAATAAGAGATTATCTAATGTTAAAATTTAGTAATATTTATTGA
- the secG gene encoding preprotein translocase subunit SecG, translating to MHAVAVTLLVIVSIGLILVVLLQSGKSAGLSGAISGGAEQLFGKQKARGMEAVLQKITIVLGVLFFVLAIAVTFFEV from the coding sequence ATGCATGCAGTAGCGGTTACTCTTTTAGTGATAGTATCGATAGGTTTAATTCTAGTAGTATTACTGCAGTCAGGAAAGAGTGCGGGCTTGTCCGGGGCGATTTCTGGTGGTGCGGAGCAACTATTTGGAAAGCAGAAGGCTCGCGGCATGGAAGCAGTATTGCAAAAAATTACGATTGTATTAGGTGTGTTATTTTTTGTTTTAGCAATTGCTGTAACATTCTTTGAAGTATAA
- a CDS encoding helix-turn-helix transcriptional regulator: MFGLGKSRSKFGKFLDKNSITQEDLSKESGVNKNTISRISKLTENRPSLNNANKIIKTLKKAGYNVDYDDFWSM, from the coding sequence ATGTTTGGGCTAGGAAAATCACGATCAAAGTTTGGAAAGTTTTTAGATAAGAACTCAATTACACAGGAGGATTTATCAAAAGAAAGTGGAGTTAACAAAAATACAATTAGCAGAATTTCTAAATTAACAGAAAACAGGCCGTCCTTGAATAATGCAAATAAAATTATTAAAACTTTAAAAAAGGCAGGATACAATGTGGATTATGATGATTTCTGGAGTATGTAA
- a CDS encoding 2,3-bisphosphoglycerate-independent phosphoglycerate mutase → MGRKPHALIILDGFGCRNEEKGNAIAHAKKPNFDRYWSEFPHAQLTACGEAVGLPEGQMGNSEVGHLNIGAGRIVYQSLTRVNIAIREGEFFKNETFCGAIQHAKKNSKSLHIFGLLSDGGVHSHINHMYALLKMAKEEGLEQVYVHGFLDGRDVGPQTAKGFIEEAEEKMKEIGVGKFATISGRYYSMDRDKRWDRVKKSYDALVYGEGPTYNSAMECVDDSYKNGIYDEFVLPSVILQENGEPVAKISDNDSVIFYNFRPDRAIQISRAFTNGDFREFDRGPGAPKDLYFVCLTHFSETVEGYVAFKTVNLDNTFGEVVSQNGLKQLRIAETEKYPHVTFFFSGGREEKFPGEERILIDSPKVATYDLKPEMSAYEVTDALLAELRADKHDVIILNFANPDMVGHSGMLEPTVKAVETVDECLGKIVDLILEKDGVAIITADHGNADEVITLEGNPMTAHTTNPVPIIMTKKGIELREDGILGDLSPTLLDLLNVEQPKEMSGKSLIKK, encoded by the coding sequence ATGGGTAGAAAACCACATGCGTTAATTATTTTAGATGGCTTTGGCTGTCGTAATGAAGAAAAAGGAAATGCAATTGCACATGCTAAAAAACCAAACTTTGATCGCTATTGGAGTGAATTTCCACATGCTCAGTTAACAGCCTGCGGTGAAGCGGTTGGACTCCCGGAGGGGCAAATGGGAAACTCTGAGGTTGGGCATTTGAATATCGGTGCTGGTCGCATTGTGTATCAAAGCTTAACTCGTGTGAATATTGCGATTCGCGAAGGCGAGTTTTTCAAAAACGAAACGTTTTGTGGAGCGATTCAGCATGCGAAAAAGAATAGTAAAAGCCTCCATATTTTCGGATTGTTGTCTGATGGCGGTGTCCATAGCCATATTAACCATATGTACGCTCTTTTAAAAATGGCAAAAGAAGAGGGTTTAGAGCAGGTTTATGTTCACGGCTTCTTAGATGGCCGGGATGTTGGACCGCAAACAGCGAAAGGTTTTATTGAAGAAGCTGAAGAAAAAATGAAAGAAATCGGTGTTGGCAAGTTTGCGACGATTTCAGGTCGCTATTATTCTATGGATCGTGATAAACGTTGGGATCGAGTCAAAAAATCGTATGATGCGCTTGTGTATGGCGAAGGTCCTACGTATAATTCGGCTATGGAATGCGTGGACGATTCTTATAAAAATGGTATTTATGATGAATTTGTCCTTCCGTCCGTTATTTTGCAAGAAAATGGAGAGCCAGTAGCAAAAATTTCTGATAATGATTCTGTTATTTTCTATAATTTTAGACCAGACAGAGCAATTCAAATTTCCCGTGCGTTTACAAATGGAGATTTTCGTGAGTTCGACCGTGGGCCGGGTGCGCCAAAGGATTTATATTTTGTTTGCTTAACCCATTTTAGTGAAACGGTTGAGGGCTATGTTGCTTTTAAAACAGTAAATTTGGATAATACGTTTGGCGAAGTTGTTTCACAAAACGGCTTGAAGCAGCTAAGAATTGCGGAAACGGAAAAATATCCGCATGTTACCTTTTTCTTCAGTGGCGGTCGTGAGGAGAAATTTCCTGGTGAGGAACGTATTTTAATTGATTCACCTAAGGTTGCAACGTATGATTTGAAACCGGAAATGAGTGCTTATGAAGTTACCGATGCCCTTTTGGCAGAGCTTAGGGCAGATAAGCACGATGTGATTATTTTGAATTTTGCCAACCCGGATATGGTTGGTCATTCAGGTATGTTAGAGCCTACTGTGAAGGCCGTTGAAACTGTTGATGAATGTTTAGGCAAAATTGTTGATTTGATTTTGGAGAAAGATGGTGTAGCGATTATTACGGCTGACCACGGCAACGCTGATGAAGTCATTACACTTGAAGGCAACCCGATGACGGCCCACACAACAAATCCGGTGCCTATCATTATGACGAAGAAAGGTATAGAGCTTCGCGAAGATGGTATTTTAGGAGACTTATCACCTACTTTACTTGATTTGTTAAATGTTGAACAACCAAAGGAAATGAGCGGAAAGTCGTTGATTAAAAAATAA
- a CDS encoding phosphoglycerate kinase: protein MNKKSIRDIDVKGKKVFCRVDFNVPMKDGQVTDDTRIRAAIQTIQYLSEQGAKVILASHLGRPKGKVVEEMRLSAVATRLSELIGKPVKKTDEACGPEVEQAISELQDGDLLLLENVRFYPGEEKNDPELARAFAALADVYVNDAFGAAHRAHASTEGIAHYLPAVAGFLMEKELEVLGKALSNPERPFTAIIGGAKVKDKIGVIDNLLEKVDNLIIGGGLVFTFIKAQGHEIGKSLLEDDKIELAKSFIEKAKEKGVNFLMPVDAVVANEFSADAEAKVVGIDEIPADWQGLDIGPKTAEKYRDVIQSSKLVIWNGPMGVFEFEKFANGTKGVAEALANAENTYTVIGGGDSAAAVEKFAVADKMDHISTGGGASLEFMEGRELPGVAALNDK from the coding sequence ATGAATAAGAAATCGATACGGGATATCGATGTAAAGGGGAAAAAGGTATTCTGTCGCGTGGATTTTAATGTGCCGATGAAGGATGGGCAAGTTACAGACGATACGCGAATCCGAGCAGCGATACAAACGATTCAATATTTAAGTGAACAAGGGGCTAAAGTAATCCTTGCTAGTCACTTAGGTCGACCGAAAGGAAAAGTTGTCGAGGAAATGCGCTTGAGTGCGGTCGCCACAAGATTAAGTGAGTTAATCGGAAAACCGGTGAAAAAGACGGATGAAGCATGCGGCCCTGAAGTTGAACAAGCTATTAGCGAGCTTCAGGATGGTGATTTACTTTTATTGGAAAATGTTCGCTTTTATCCTGGGGAAGAGAAAAATGATCCTGAATTAGCACGTGCATTTGCAGCATTAGCGGACGTTTATGTGAATGATGCGTTCGGTGCTGCCCACCGTGCTCATGCATCAACTGAGGGAATCGCTCATTATCTTCCAGCAGTTGCCGGCTTTTTAATGGAAAAAGAGCTTGAGGTTTTAGGCAAAGCATTATCAAACCCAGAGCGACCATTTACAGCCATTATCGGTGGTGCGAAGGTAAAGGATAAGATTGGTGTTATTGATAATCTTTTAGAAAAAGTAGATAATCTCATCATTGGCGGTGGACTTGTCTTTACGTTTATAAAAGCGCAAGGCCATGAAATTGGCAAGTCGCTATTAGAAGATGATAAAATTGAGTTAGCAAAATCTTTTATAGAAAAAGCCAAGGAAAAAGGCGTCAATTTCTTAATGCCAGTTGATGCTGTAGTTGCAAATGAATTTTCGGCAGATGCTGAAGCAAAAGTAGTCGGCATTGACGAAATTCCAGCTGATTGGCAAGGGCTTGATATTGGGCCGAAAACAGCTGAAAAGTATCGTGATGTCATTCAAAGCTCTAAGCTTGTCATTTGGAATGGACCAATGGGTGTGTTCGAATTTGAGAAATTTGCCAATGGAACAAAAGGGGTTGCTGAAGCTTTAGCAAATGCTGAAAATACATATACAGTGATTGGTGGTGGAGACTCTGCTGCCGCTGTTGAAAAATTTGCAGTAGCTGACAAGATGGACCACATTTCAACAGGCGGCGGGGCATCATTAGAGTTTATGGAAGGCAGAGAATTGCCTGGGGTTGCAGCGCTTAATGATAAATGA
- a CDS encoding Fic family protein, with protein MKRKPFIPDELPLSLEVFDYSIHIRNLTDAASSLASYQTLLEHSKLPSNTFLRPVMYQEAVQSTKIEGTQVTLEEMFEADTKGKEETVDIREAMNYFRALEEAIKELKRIPISTRLFQLLHKILLSGNVRGGNRNPGSYRTTQNYIGPEGCTIETATFIPPEPQIVPLAISNLEKYINDDADELHPLIKVAIIHAQFETIHPFLDGNGRIGRILIPLYLYDVKLISFPNFFISDTLEKDKHKYYRYLNDTRYKKDWNQWIRFFLECIKIQADKNKTTLVRVNGLYEETLEKSNRLINSSNMKSVIDTLIMHPVINVKLLSHLTGINEPTCRRYLNLLEENKILFSDERVRNRTYFFYDLISLIKN; from the coding sequence TTGAAAAGAAAACCATTTATACCTGACGAATTACCATTGTCATTAGAAGTATTTGATTATTCCATCCATATAAGAAATTTAACTGATGCCGCTTCCAGCTTAGCGTCTTACCAAACCTTGCTTGAGCATTCCAAGCTACCATCAAATACATTTCTTCGTCCTGTAATGTATCAAGAAGCTGTTCAGTCAACTAAAATTGAAGGTACGCAGGTAACGCTTGAAGAAATGTTTGAAGCTGACACAAAAGGGAAAGAAGAAACTGTTGATATTAGGGAAGCGATGAATTACTTTAGAGCATTAGAGGAAGCGATAAAAGAGTTAAAAAGGATTCCAATATCAACTAGGTTATTTCAATTACTTCACAAAATACTTTTATCCGGAAACGTAAGAGGTGGTAATCGCAACCCTGGGTCATATAGGACGACACAGAATTATATCGGGCCAGAAGGATGCACGATTGAAACAGCTACCTTTATTCCTCCCGAGCCGCAAATAGTACCGCTGGCAATAAGTAATCTCGAAAAATATATTAATGACGATGCGGATGAACTACATCCACTGATAAAAGTCGCTATCATACACGCTCAATTTGAAACGATTCACCCTTTTTTAGATGGAAACGGAAGAATCGGACGTATTTTAATTCCATTATATCTTTATGATGTAAAACTAATCAGTTTCCCAAATTTTTTTATCAGTGATACTTTGGAGAAAGATAAACATAAATACTATAGATATTTAAACGATACAAGATACAAAAAAGATTGGAACCAATGGATTAGATTTTTCTTAGAATGTATTAAGATTCAAGCTGATAAAAATAAAACAACCTTAGTTAGAGTTAATGGCCTTTACGAAGAAACTCTAGAAAAGTCAAACAGACTTATTAATAGCAGTAACATGAAAAGTGTTATTGATACATTAATAATGCATCCTGTTATTAACGTAAAATTATTATCACATTTAACTGGAATTAACGAACCTACCTGTAGAAGATACCTTAATCTATTAGAAGAAAACAAAATACTATTCTCGGATGAAAGAGTGAGAAACAGAACGTACTTCTTTTATGATCTGATCAGTCTAATAAAGAATTGA
- a CDS encoding fibronectin type III domain-containing protein yields the protein MPLTPLNLTGTLNDNTVNLTWDSVIGASSYNVKRASTPGGPYTTIADNITTTNYTDSPLTTSDTIYYVVSAVNANGESENSNEVSITLSEQPIENGNGLLIITMVNGLQKEYQLSMSDINSFIKWYDGKSNGSGKAYYTFNKAVNGVPYKARKENIVFDKIMVFEVLEY from the coding sequence CGTTAACACCTTTAAACCTTACTGGTACACTTAACGATAACACAGTAAATCTAACATGGGATAGTGTCATTGGAGCTTCATCATACAATGTTAAAAGAGCCTCAACACCAGGAGGCCCATATACTACCATTGCAGATAATATAACAACAACCAATTATACTGATTCACCATTAACAACAAGCGATACCATTTATTATGTTGTTTCAGCAGTAAATGCCAATGGTGAAAGTGAAAATTCAAATGAAGTTTCAATAACCTTGAGCGAACAACCAATTGAAAATGGTAACGGATTACTTATAATAACAATGGTAAATGGATTACAAAAAGAATATCAGCTCTCGATGAGCGACATTAATTCGTTTATAAAATGGTATGATGGTAAATCAAATGGTTCTGGAAAGGCATATTATACCTTTAATAAAGCGGTTAATGGTGTCCCATATAAGGCGAGAAAAGAAAACATTGTTTTTGATAAGATAATGGTTTTCGAGGTTTTAGAATACTAA
- a CDS encoding carboxylesterase produces the protein MKMIAPEPFTFEANAGDPEREQKRVVLLLHGFTGNTADVRMLGRFLEKKGYTCHAPLYKGHGVPPEQLLHTGPDDWWQDVINGYHLLKNKGYEKIAVCGLSLGGVFSLKLGYTEPIKAVIPMCAPMHIKSEEVMYKGILEYAREYKKREGKSVEQIRVEMIEFEKTPMPTLKALQQLIEGVRHNIDQIYAPTFVVQARHDAMINTESANIIYNEVQTEVKKLKWYEQSGHVITLDKERNQVEVDVYQFLDHLDW, from the coding sequence ATGAAAATGATTGCACCGGAGCCATTTACATTTGAGGCTAATGCTGGAGATCCAGAACGAGAACAAAAAAGGGTTGTGTTGTTACTACATGGTTTTACAGGTAATACAGCCGATGTACGGATGCTTGGCCGTTTTCTCGAAAAGAAAGGCTACACATGTCATGCGCCATTATATAAAGGCCATGGCGTACCACCAGAACAATTGCTTCATACTGGTCCAGATGATTGGTGGCAGGATGTCATCAATGGCTACCATCTACTAAAAAACAAAGGTTACGAGAAAATAGCAGTTTGCGGCCTGTCACTTGGAGGGGTATTTTCATTAAAATTAGGCTACACTGAGCCTATAAAAGCCGTCATTCCAATGTGTGCGCCCATGCATATTAAAAGTGAAGAAGTCATGTATAAAGGAATTTTGGAATATGCTCGCGAATATAAAAAGAGGGAAGGAAAATCTGTAGAACAAATTCGGGTAGAAATGATAGAGTTTGAAAAAACACCGATGCCAACATTAAAAGCGCTGCAACAATTAATCGAAGGTGTTCGTCACAATATCGACCAAATTTATGCCCCGACATTTGTTGTTCAAGCCCGTCATGATGCTATGATAAATACAGAAAGTGCCAATATTATTTATAACGAAGTACAAACTGAAGTAAAAAAATTAAAATGGTATGAACAATCGGGACATGTGATTACGCTTGATAAAGAAAGAAATCAAGTTGAGGTGGACGTGTATCAATTTCTTGATCATCTCGATTGGTGA
- a CDS encoding triose-phosphate isomerase yields the protein MRKPIIAGNWKMHKILSEAISFVEQVKDIIPSPEKVDSVVCAPFLFLERLVGISKGSDLKIGAQNMHFEEQGAFTGEVSPVALKEIGVDYVIIGHSERRESFAETDETVNKKVHAAFKHGLLPIVCVGETLEQREAGTTNDIVSSQVEKGLAGLSAELAKQVVIAYEPIWAIGTGKSSSANDADEVCGYIRQVIEKMYSNEVAESVRIQYGGSVKPENIAEYMACTNIDGALVGGASLQRDSFLQLLEAVKNNG from the coding sequence GTGAGAAAACCAATTATTGCAGGCAACTGGAAAATGCATAAGATTTTATCAGAGGCAATAAGTTTTGTAGAACAAGTGAAAGATATCATTCCTTCACCTGAAAAAGTAGATTCGGTTGTTTGTGCACCGTTTCTCTTTTTGGAGCGCTTAGTAGGCATATCTAAAGGAAGCGACCTGAAAATCGGCGCGCAAAATATGCATTTTGAAGAGCAAGGGGCTTTTACTGGTGAGGTTAGTCCTGTTGCTTTGAAAGAAATCGGTGTCGATTATGTGATTATTGGTCATTCTGAACGCCGTGAAAGTTTCGCTGAAACTGACGAAACAGTTAATAAAAAGGTACATGCCGCTTTTAAGCATGGACTTCTACCAATTGTTTGTGTTGGGGAAACATTGGAACAGCGTGAAGCGGGAACAACGAATGATATTGTCAGCTCTCAGGTTGAAAAGGGTTTAGCAGGACTTTCAGCTGAGCTTGCAAAGCAAGTTGTTATCGCTTATGAGCCAATTTGGGCGATTGGCACAGGAAAATCTTCTTCTGCAAATGATGCTGATGAAGTTTGCGGGTATATCCGCCAAGTCATTGAAAAGATGTATTCAAATGAAGTGGCTGAAAGTGTTCGAATTCAGTATGGTGGAAGTGTAAAACCAGAAAATATTGCCGAATATATGGCCTGCACCAATATTGATGGTGCCCTTGTCGGCGGTGCTAGTTTACAGCGAGATTCGTTCTTGCAGCTTTTGGAGGCAGTGAAAAATAATGGGTAG
- a CDS encoding glycoside hydrolase family 73 protein produces MMKLTFIDEIAPHAQRISKEFNILASLIIAQAIHESNWGKSGLAFKGKNLFGIKGNYKGQSVTMPTWEHVNGKDVKVNAAFRKYPSWYESLYDLANLYKNGVSWDRNKYKKMIGETDYKKACTAVQAAGYATDPNYASKLIKTIESNNLTKYDKKETVKLYKPSIKTLSDVTEKVLNEISDEKKHGSKAIDKSWLTKFKKGELTDSDAIGLIFVAIDRGILK; encoded by the coding sequence ATGATGAAGCTGACATTTATTGATGAGATTGCACCACATGCCCAGCGTATTTCAAAAGAGTTTAATATTCTCGCTTCGCTTATCATAGCGCAGGCCATACACGAATCCAATTGGGGCAAGAGTGGATTAGCCTTCAAAGGAAAAAATCTTTTTGGAATCAAAGGAAACTATAAGGGCCAATCAGTAACTATGCCAACATGGGAGCATGTCAACGGCAAAGATGTTAAAGTAAACGCAGCCTTTAGAAAATATCCTAGCTGGTACGAGTCGCTTTACGATTTAGCAAATCTGTATAAAAACGGCGTATCATGGGACCGAAACAAATACAAAAAAATGATTGGTGAGACCGATTACAAAAAAGCATGTACAGCGGTGCAAGCAGCTGGCTATGCTACTGACCCAAACTACGCGAGCAAGCTAATTAAAACTATCGAGTCTAACAATCTAACAAAATACGATAAAAAGGAGACGGTAAAATTGTATAAGCCAAGTATCAAGACTTTATCGGACGTGACCGAAAAAGTGCTAAATGAAATTTCTGACGAAAAAAAGCATGGAAGTAAGGCCATCGACAAATCATGGCTGACTAAATTTAAAAAGGGCGAACTTACTGACAGCGATGCAATCGGGTTAATTTTTGTTGCAATCGACCGAGGGATTTTAAAATAA
- the gap gene encoding type I glyceraldehyde-3-phosphate dehydrogenase has translation MAVKVGINGFGRIGRHVLRAAVHNPNIEIVAINDLTDAKMLGHLLQYDSVHGTFEKKVEVNGNNIVVDGKEIIVKAERDPANLGWGDLGVEVVVESTGRFRKREEAAKHLEAGAKKVIISSPGKDEDVTIVMGVNDDKYDPANHHIISNASCTTNCLAPFAKVLHDKFGLKRGMMTTIHAYTNDQQILDLPHKDFRRARAAAESIIPTTTGAAKAVAKVLPELEGKLNGMAMRVPTPNVSLVDLVAELEKNTTAEEINAALKEASEGALKGILEYSELPLVSRDYNGAPASSTIDALSTMVIDGNLVKVVSWYDNETGYSYRIVDLIDFITKKGL, from the coding sequence ATGGCAGTTAAAGTTGGTATTAACGGATTTGGAAGAATAGGTCGTCATGTTTTACGGGCGGCAGTTCATAATCCGAATATTGAGATTGTGGCTATAAATGATTTAACCGATGCGAAAATGCTTGGGCATTTACTTCAATATGACTCTGTTCACGGAACTTTTGAAAAAAAGGTGGAAGTGAATGGCAACAATATCGTTGTAGATGGAAAAGAAATTATTGTGAAAGCGGAGCGGGACCCCGCAAATTTAGGGTGGGGTGACCTTGGAGTAGAGGTTGTTGTCGAATCGACGGGTCGTTTCAGAAAACGCGAAGAAGCTGCAAAACATTTAGAAGCTGGTGCAAAGAAGGTTATAATTTCGTCACCTGGCAAGGATGAAGATGTTACAATTGTGATGGGTGTTAATGATGATAAATATGATCCAGCGAATCATCACATCATTTCTAATGCATCTTGTACAACGAATTGCTTAGCACCATTCGCAAAGGTTTTACATGATAAATTTGGTTTAAAACGTGGGATGATGACAACTATTCACGCCTATACGAATGACCAGCAAATTTTAGATTTACCACATAAAGATTTTCGTCGTGCCCGTGCAGCAGCGGAATCTATTATTCCAACAACAACAGGGGCTGCAAAGGCGGTTGCCAAAGTGTTGCCTGAACTAGAAGGAAAGCTTAATGGTATGGCGATGCGTGTGCCAACTCCAAACGTCTCATTAGTCGATCTTGTGGCCGAACTTGAGAAAAACACAACAGCAGAGGAAATTAATGCTGCGTTAAAAGAAGCATCTGAAGGAGCATTAAAAGGTATTTTAGAATACAGCGAGTTGCCGCTCGTATCGAGGGATTATAATGGTGCACCAGCTTCATCAACGATTGATGCTTTATCAACGATGGTCATTGATGGAAATTTAGTGAAGGTTGTTTCTTGGTACGATAATGAAACTGGTTATTCTTATCGTATCGTTGATTTAATTGACTTTATTACTAAAAAAGGATTGTAA